The region CCCTCCCGTCCCGCACCCAGGGCCTGCTCTGGTACGGGGTCGTGGAAGAGGAACCCGCCGACCGGGCGGCCGTCCTGCTCGGCCTCACCCGTGAGGACGTGACGTACGGCGCGCAGCCCGCGCTGCACGCCCTGGGCCAGGCCTGTCTGAAGTCCCGGCTCGCCGCCTCCGACGACCCGCGCTGCGGGGACTTCCGACGGCTGATCGAGGAGTCGCTACGGCCGGACAACCCCCGTTCCAGCCCCGATCTGCACGCCCACATGGCGCACTGCGCGCACTGCACGACGGCGTACGAGGAGCTGTCCGCCCTGCGCGACCATCCGCGCACCGCCCTGGCCGAGGGACTGCTCCCGTGGGCGGGCACGGCGTACGTCGTGAGCGAGGCGGGCGAACCCCGGCCCGGCGTCACCGCCTCGTCGGGGCCCTGGCCGCCGTCCCGCCGTTTCGTCCTCACCTCGGCGGCGGCCCTCGGCGTCGCCCTGGTGCCGCTGCTGTTCGTCGTGCTGTCGTCGGGCGGCTCGCCGTCCCAGAACACGGCGGGCTCGGTCACCACCCCGTCGAGCGTGCCGCAGGTGACGGTGACGGCGACCGTCTCGGCGACCCCCTCGCCCCCGGCCCCGCTGCCCTCCGCGACCAGCAAGTCCCCTTCCCCGACTTCCCCGACGCGGAGCCCCTCCCCCTCGAGATCGGCCAGTGCGACGCCGTCCCCCACGCCCACCCCGACCTACCCGCCGGGCAGCAACTACGCCCAGGTCGTGAACCTCGCCTCGGGCCTGTGCCTGGACATCCGCGACGGCGATCTGACACAGGGCACGGACGTCGTCACGGCCCCCTGCACCTCGGCCCGCACCCAGCGGTGGCGGGTCGACTCCGGGCGCGGCGTCCTGCAGTCGTACGCCGACTCCGACCTCTGTCTGGACAGCCGCGGCTCCGTCGACAACGGCGTCGGGATCTGGGACTGCGACTCGATCGACGGCAGCCACGGCCAGAACCTGAGGTTCACCGTGGACGACGACGGCGTGATCCGCCCGTCCATCGCCCTCGAGACCGCGGTCACGCCGAGCGGCGGGGACGGCCTGTCCCTGCTGCCGCTCGACGGGGGCACGAGTCAGCGGTGGCGGGCGGGGGCCTCGTGACCCCGGCGTCCTGACCCCGGCGCCGTGACCCCGGCCTCGCGGCCTCGGACTCGTGACCCCGGCGTCAGACCTCGCGTGCGCCGCACCGCCAGACGCCGGTGACCAGCGGTACGCCCGGCCGGTAGGCGAGGTGGACGTGGCTGGGCGCGTCCAGGAGGGCGAGGTCGGCGCGGGCGCCGACGGTGAGGCGGCCGATGTCCGTGCGGCGCAGGGCCGCCGCGCCGCCCGCCGTGGCCGACCAGAGCGCCTCGTCCGGGGTCATCCCCATGTCCCGTACCGCCAGCGCGATGCAGAACGGGACGGAGGAGGTGAAGGACGAGCCCGGGTTGCAGTCGGTGGAGAGGGCGACGGTCACGCCCGCGTCCAGGAGGCGGCGGGCGTCCGGCCACTCGGCGCGGGTGGAGAACTCGGCGCCGGGGAGCAGGGTCGCGACCGTGCGGCCGTTCGCCAGGGCCTCGACGTCCGCGTCCGTGAGGTGGGTGCAGTGGTCGGCGCTCGCCGCGTCGAGTTCGACGGCGAGCTGGACGCCGGGGCCGTACGAGAGCTGGTTGGCGTGGACGCGCGGGTGCAGGCCCTTCGCCTTGCCCGCGGTGAGGATCGCGCGGGCCTGGTCGCCGTCGAAGGCGCCCTTCTCGCAGAAGACGTCGATCCAACGGGCGTACGGGGCACAGGCGTCGAGCATCTCGCCGGTCACCAGGGCCACGTACGCGGCAGGGTCGTCGGCGTAGTCCGGGGAGACGATGTGCGCGCCGAGGTAGGTGACCTCGTCGGTGTGCGCCGCCGCGATACGCAGCGCCCTGGCCTCGTCCTCGACGGTGAGGCCGTAGCCCGACTTGGTCTCGAAGGTGGTGGTGCCCTGGCGCAGGGCCTCGTGGAGGTAGTGCGTGAGGTTGCGCTCCAGGTCCTCGTCACTGGCGGCGCGGGTGGCGGCGACGGTGGTGCGGATGCCTCCCGCCGTGTAGCCGCGGCCCGACATGCGGGCGTTGAAC is a window of Streptomyces sp. NBC_00271 DNA encoding:
- a CDS encoding RICIN domain-containing protein, with the translated sequence MAQDDAGASDTRLTELLSADTPSAYPALQELRERHRPSVLAYARLCTRSESAARQLAAQAFTLAAQETARGSNPSVPWRHRLLLLAGQVAASWARDERAAGLDPGLLLVLSAAGPGGPVPPMLAPFQSLPSRTQGLLWYGVVEEEPADRAAVLLGLTREDVTYGAQPALHALGQACLKSRLAASDDPRCGDFRRLIEESLRPDNPRSSPDLHAHMAHCAHCTTAYEELSALRDHPRTALAEGLLPWAGTAYVVSEAGEPRPGVTASSGPWPPSRRFVLTSAAALGVALVPLLFVVLSSGGSPSQNTAGSVTTPSSVPQVTVTATVSATPSPPAPLPSATSKSPSPTSPTRSPSPSRSASATPSPTPTPTYPPGSNYAQVVNLASGLCLDIRDGDLTQGTDVVTAPCTSARTQRWRVDSGRGVLQSYADSDLCLDSRGSVDNGVGIWDCDSIDGSHGQNLRFTVDDDGVIRPSIALETAVTPSGGDGLSLLPLDGGTSQRWRAGAS
- the hutI gene encoding imidazolonepropionase encodes the protein MSSTTGTTTVITNIASLVTNDPSLGDGSPLGLIQDAAVVIEGDRIAWTGDSRKAPATDNRVDAGGRAVIPGFVDSHSHLVFAGDRTQEFNARMSGRGYTAGGIRTTVAATRAASDEDLERNLTHYLHEALRQGTTTFETKSGYGLTVEDEARALRIAAAHTDEVTYLGAHIVSPDYADDPAAYVALVTGEMLDACAPYARWIDVFCEKGAFDGDQARAILTAGKAKGLHPRVHANQLSYGPGVQLAVELDAASADHCTHLTDADVEALANGRTVATLLPGAEFSTRAEWPDARRLLDAGVTVALSTDCNPGSSFTSSVPFCIALAVRDMGMTPDEALWSATAGGAAALRRTDIGRLTVGARADLALLDAPSHVHLAYRPGVPLVTGVWRCGAREV